The Clarias gariepinus isolate MV-2021 ecotype Netherlands chromosome 3, CGAR_prim_01v2, whole genome shotgun sequence DNA window GGGCTAGTAATTTCATGCTTATGAGAGGTCatgagtgttttttctttaacatagTGTGTTGGAATATATAGAGCGTTTTTTGTTCTGTATTTGTTGGTATTCAGATGTAAAATTGaacatttttactgttaaaatggAGCTTGAGGTTGCACTTCTCAATTTGTTTCAATTTGAAGTAATTATTCCAGAGTTTGTTATGTTCATTTTTACACAATGTAGTGTTGTTTAGGATGAAAAATATTACAGTTGCACTATAAAACTAAatctattaaaatataatttccataTATTTCCATATCCTTTTTAAGGCCTGACCGAAGCGTGTGTTGTGTATATGAATGTTGTGCAGCTCAGGCTAAAGAAACAAGGTTTAGTGTGCTGTTTTTCCACCACAGTCTTATTGCTGTGGTGTGAGCAGATAAGCATTGTGAATAAAAGCACAACAGCTGCATTTGTAGCTACATGTGGCAACAGTCAGTCTCACTTATGTAAGAATTTAGAGGAAATAAAAGTCAGATAATAATGTTTTCCCCATCTTGTTCTTGTCCtctatatttatacattaaacaaaaacaaagaaacatcaCAAAGGAatgtaatatgtatttattaaaagagATCAATTACAGGTATGATATAGGTCAGTGGGGTTCCCACATCATTGCACACTGCATCTTGCAAAACCTTATCAGTACCAGTATGAGTCCCTCACTCCCACTTCCACCCATAAGAAAATCATATCCTGAATATTTGTCCGAGTGCTTACACACCTGGAATAGAAGGTGTGCTTGACAATGAATGATTTAATGTACTACTCTACCTAGCTCTTTTGACCATTCCTCTGTGAGACTTTGGTTTTCTGCTGAAAAGAACatacactaatggaaacactgctctgttgggaAACTTTTTTAACAAGGAACTCAATGGCACTCTTCCACATGCACACTAACAGAAGCACTGCTttttgacagagagagagactctgagTCTTTAGGAAGGAACATCTTTAATAAGACTTAAATGACAATATTATAAGTACAGTACGCATATTTGGATGTTAACTATACAGGTAACGCACACGCATGGAGATTGAGCGCAGGAGACGATTACCTATAATCCCGAAGACAAAGCCCAATGCGTACTATTCATATATCAAGCTCTCGCTCATTTattaagtttaaatttattttaaaatgttgttcaTCTTACAAAACACTGGCAGACCAAGGTATTTGCAATCCAATGCTGGAAGGTAATTTTACAAACCTTCCAATCGATCAGAGCATTGCTAACCTAGTACTTACAAATAAACTAATCACTCTCTTTGGCTATTTGCTGAGACTGAGGCATCACATGAAATTTATAAATTTTCTTAACGAAAAGTATGTCAACATGAACAAACAAGGTTGTTATTGCCCCCAACCACAGTGTTACAACTGCCCCCTTTTGTGAAGCCAAGATAAAACTTTGTATGCAAGCTAAGAACATCCATATTTGTAACCACTAACCTATACATAGTCATCTAAACTTCAggaagcagaagaaaaaaactgtgcAACCAAAACTTCTGACGTGGTGAATAATACAGCTCTTTTTTTAACTGCAGAGCAAGTATTATCACTCAAGCTTGACTGTTGTTGTAATAGTATGGCAAATGCATCACATTAAATTCCTCAAATCAGCTTGCTTTGAGTGTGATGAATTTGCCATACTATTACAACAACAGTCAAGCTTGAGTTATTCCATCATTtggaaatctccagtattgttctagaatgtacaaaaataaaccaataaacaaaaaaaaatctgtgtagcCTCAGATGTTTTTGGCCTATGTAGACTAGCATGtagttgtgtttatttatttatttgcttgtttatctatttatttatctgtttcttAAGGATTTGCCCTTTGATATTTGTCATAATATGATATATTTGTATGATATTCGGGATAATTCATGATGTTATATTCCCACTCCATGTGCGGTATTTCTAGAAAAGACTCAGGATCCCAAAGAACCGGACAAAGCAGTAACTGAAGAAGAATAAAGAGGAAACTGATCCTTTCACCTTTTCACAGTTGTGCGACCAGAATTTGAAAAGGCTGCTGAGTGTTGTATAATGTCAAAGAGTGGGGTGGGACCTCTCTGCTTTCATAACCAGTTTCATAACGCATTTCATAAGGCTTTTATAACATGCAGCTTTAAATAAAGAGACAGCACTCCACCCAGCAGAACATCTCAGACGATCTTCTTCCCCACAATGTAAGTCAATTTCTATATATTACCACACTGTTTTTAAACTCTAGCAGGTATAGTTTTGCACTTTAAAGTTCTCTGTAGGGCATTTGTTTGCATGATGTGTAATTCGTGTAAATAATATGTTGATGTTTCTGAATGGGAAGCCATTTCAGAAGGACTTGAATCTGTGATTATTTTGTGCAGGAATTGCTTGATAGGAGCGGTTGTGCTGCTGATATCAATTACAGCAGAAGCCAGAGTGGGGTAAGAGTCCTTTCTGTTTCAACTAGATGTCCGTGGAGGTGTTGTAAATGCTTTTACGTATTGTACCAATTAAAACAATCAGGGTCAGGTTAATCTCAGCCAAAGATATTGTAGTTCTGTCATACagtagtttacatttacatttatgcatttcgCAGACGTTATtattcagagcaacttacaaaataATGTCCAAAAGAACACTATCTAGTAGTGgttaaatgttttgaaataaTTTTAGTAATGTTTCTGTTACAGTTACAGAGgatcattaaacaaatatactttaagCATGCAGGATGATTTAGAATTTGACAGAAATTATTCAGCTCAGTACAGTGTAGTATGTCATTATTGATATATTGTTTCATTCGGATTGTCCTCAGCTGGTCTTCATTAATCTAATTTACATGCAGATATTAATCCGATAAATAAACATTACTTTGACCTCTACGCAAACTTTGACGCAGAAACTCCAACGAGTCCACGTCCTACTGCACAGAGACCAAGGAGTGTCTGCTGTTTGATCTGATCTGCGAGGGAGACGATTATGAGGTGAGTCTCCCGAGGAGGCAGTCTTTTAACATGCCTTAATGTCAATTTGCACTAATGTTTAATACTTTCCACCAtaatttcaattaatttttgttcttaaaatatttttggagAATAAGCAGGAACACCAAAAACTTTTCCAAAAACTAGGCCTTGTTTTTCTACTAGGAAAGTTTGGCtgcgtttttttaaatattgaaacaTGGCATGAACCCAGGAAATCACAGGTTGTTGACCCTTTGGAGTTCTGCACTATCGATTGTTTTCCCAGCTCCCTGAACATTTCTATATTGAGGTTTGGATCCTGTGCAGTGGGACATTATGaacttaaatactttttaaatatccCCCTGAGCTTGCGATATAATGCACTCCCCAAGCTAAGTAATGTCAACTATCTATACGCCCATCTATCTAAGGCAGCATTGCTAAGCAATGGTTGGTTGCAAATGACGTACAGTAAAGTATAAGTCCACGTAAGTGGTCATTGCTATGGTGGAAGTTGACCCTAACCTCTGGCAAactagagacacacacactgtctcatgCCTAAaatgcatgcctttggacttcGAGATACTCTGCGGTAACTGACAAAGCACGAGtcgaacatgcaaaccccatgtaCACAGACCAGTGATAAAAAGGGGAGAAAGTGATAAACACTAAGTCACCATGCTGATATTGTTTCGTTTTTGAGCTATTGATAGATGTTAGTTTTTAGCCCTCAGGTCTAATGTCATGACCAGATATCACTGCTCAAGCATGCAGATTGCACAATGCTAAACTGGTGGTTATAGTAATTTAGTAACTCTaatgtacactgatcagccagaACATTACAGTCCCCTACACCagtttactatatatatatatatatatatatatatatatatatatatatatatagatagatagatagatagatagatagatagatagatagaatagataatcagtgttaatgtgtaaatgttaatcAGTGTATAACATATTTCTTCATTAGGAACTTTAGGCTTATAGCTATGGTGTAAATTcctgctactgtatattctggCATTCATGCTATATCCTACGATTTGGTAGAAAATAGTGAACTACTATTGTAATATTTGATTCAGTtacattcaaataaaataaaatacattctgtgtttattttattgttattgtgtaatcaatttattatcaataacaCTGGCTGCTTGGGGAATATTTTAGGTTCGTCATTACGAGGCTGCTAAATGGGTGACCACAGAGGTGGAGTCCATTGTAAAGGAAGTGGCAATAGTAAAAGCTTTCAGAAAACTTTTTAAGTACATCACAGGTGAAAATGAAGCAGGTGAGGCAGTAAACATCATGTCATGTCATGACATAAACATTATTCAGAAGATATGACTTAATTATGACTAATGATTCTTACTTGTATACTTGCAGGTGCTCATATTGACATGACAGCCCCAGTCATCACTAAAATCAAAGAGGAAACCCCTTGGTTGGAAACATCAGTGTACGTTCTCAGCTTCCTGTTGCCGTCTGCCTACCAGAGCCAGGCTCCCCAGCCCAATGACAGCACTGTGAGTGTGCAGGCGAAACCATTTAAATCATGACTGCTGAGCATTTACAAATCATACATCCTAACAACaaatgtattatttgcattgttTGTCCAGGTGTACTTCACAGACATGCCAGATATGAAAGTGTACGTTAAGAGCTTTGGAG harbors:
- the soul5 gene encoding heme-binding protein 2 is translated as MNCLIGAVVLLISITAEARVGNSNESTSYCTETKECLLFDLICEGDDYEVRHYEAAKWVTTEVESIVKEVAIVKAFRKLFKYITGENEAGAHIDMTAPVITKIKEETPWLETSVYVLSFLLPSAYQSQAPQPNDSTVYFTDMPDMKVYVKSFGGWMVSPITTMYSDQLKKALDKAQATYETDYHYDVGYNSPMKLLKRHNEVWYVVKGQPVCPPAE